A genomic region of Carettochelys insculpta isolate YL-2023 chromosome 7, ASM3395843v1, whole genome shotgun sequence contains the following coding sequences:
- the HMX2 gene encoding homeobox protein HMX2: protein MSSKDDASKCCPAAAPISSFTIQSILGSGSSEGGREPSSQAAAAWPGRKRSLSVSSEEEEPEESWKHPGCFCPEAQGAKEAGHKHQPISFTCLSAPKGNGGAAAVAPARTPFLSPTQQDLKEEKEKHFAASSPPAAEDRAREGADRQAHSAKKKTRTVFSRSQVYQLESTFDMKRYLSSSERACLASSLQLTETQVKTWFQNRRNKWKRQLSAELEAANMAHASAQTLVGMPLVFRDNSLLRVPVPRSIAFPAPLYYPGSNLSALPLYNLYNKLDY from the exons ATGAGCAGCAAAGACGACGCGAGCAAGTGTTGCCCGGCGGCCGCTCCGATCTCCAGCTTCACCATCCAGTCCATCCTGGGCAGCGGGTCCTCGGAGGGGGGCCGGGAGCCGAGTTCCCAGGCCGCCGCCGCCTGGCCGGGCAGGAAGCGAAGTCTCTCGGTGTCCTCCGAGGAAGAGGAGCCGGAGGAGAGCTGGAAACATCCCGGCTGCTTCTGCCCGGAGGCGCAGGGCGCCAAGGAAGCCGGCCACAAGCACCAGCCCATCAGTTTCACGTGCCTCA GCGCTCCCAAGGGGAATGGAGGCGCAGCGGCGGTTGCCCCGGCCCGGACGCCCTTCCTCTCCCCGACCCAGCAGGACTtgaaggaggagaaagagaaacaCTTCGCCGCAAGCTCCCCGCCGGCGGCGGAGGACAGAGCGCGGGAGGGAGCGGACAGACAGGCTCACTCCGCCAAAAAGAAGACGCGCACCGTTTTCTCCCGCAGCCAAGTGTACCAGCTGGAGTCCACCTTCGACATGAAGCGCTACCTGAGCAGCTCGGAGCGCGCCTGCCTGGCCTCCAGTCTGCAGCTCACCGAGACGCAAGTGAAAACCTGGTTCCAGAACCGCAGGAACAAATGGAAAAGGCAACTCTCGGCAGAACTGGAGGCGGCCAACATGGCCCACGCCTCGGCTCAGACCCTGGTGGGGATGCCCCTGGTGTTCAGAGACAATTCCCTTCTGAGAGTGCCGGTGCCCAGGTCGATCGCCTTCCCAGCCCCTTTATACTACCCCGGCAGCAACCTGTCGGCCTTGCCTCTCTATAACCTCTACAACAAGCTCGACTACTGA